GCGTACCGGACCTCGGGAAATGCCGCGAACCTGGCCACCGCGTCCATAACATCAGCCCCATCCGGCAGGATGACGAGGTAGACCCCGATGCGCCCGAGCTTCCTGTCGATGCGGGCGTTCTGCCCGGCCACGATCTCCTCGATCCTTTCCATGGGAACCCCGTCTTGAAACTTGACCAGAACATGCCCCGGGACATAGGCCGGCTCCGGGGGGCGCCTCGACATGCAAAAGGCTGATCGGGGCAGAACGACCGCTGTCAAAAGCGCGGCCATAATCAGCCATCCGGCAATATTTTTTCGACCCGTTCTACCCATGACAACTCGATACAGTTTTGTAACTCGCGTCGGATAATAACCCGCCGGCGGCATTATGCCAACCGGAAAAAACTCGTTGTTCAGAGTCCACTTTCCCCCTCACCTTGGTCCTCTCCCCCCAGGGGAGAGGAAGAGTAATGACTTCGTTTTATTCCCCACGCTTGTCGGGTTCCACTTTTACCCCCCTCCCTTGAGGGGAGGGGCCGGGGGAGGGTGCGTGGATGACTTTTTGCGAAGTTCTCATCAATTATAAATCTGAAAAATGATTCAATTTTTTTCTTCTCTCTTCATAATCGGGCATCAACCTGGACAACATCCGCCAGAAGCGCGGGCTCTGAAAAAGAAACACCCCCCGGAATTACGCGTGTCCGGCAGGCCGGACAGAAGCGCGGGGGGTTCGCTGACCTGAGAATACCCATCCCCAGGGGCTAAATCAAGAAATTTATACACCCGTATTTTCAAACGGCACTCCAGCGCCCGTTCATGTTCCCCTCATCTGATTTCTCCCACAGGGAGAAGGATTTCTCTGAAATCAGCTTTGGTGAGGGGATGCGCCCTACTTTGCGGCTTGGCGTGAGACCAGAATGTGATCTTCTCTGCCTGCCACGCCATAGCTCAAAGAGCGAAGGCTGGTGAAACCCTGTGTACTCCGTGTTAAATTAGCTTTTGATCTCCGGGATTGCCGCGTCGTCTTCGCTTGCTGAGCTTCGCCGTGATAAGTCACGCGGGTATCGGCTTCCGCCTTCGCGTAAAGCTACGGCGGACAGGCGCAATGACATCGTCTGATTAGCCACTGCTGTGCATCGGTTTTGCCACGTTGGACATTGGACGTTGGACGTTGCACACTGGCCTCTGGACTTTCAACTCTGGACTGTTTTTACAGGCTGAGCTTCGGCCGTCGGAACGTTCCCCTCACCTTTACGGTGATGGACCCGTCGGCCTTTGCGCCGGCCCCGGCGAGGAGGAACAGGGGGGCCAGCCGTTTGCGCGACGCCGCCGAGGGGCGCAGTGTGAACGTCATGTTAATCCGGGAATTTTCAAGGTTCGAGGGGTAAAGGAGGGCGGTCCCCCTGGCGTTGCCGATGACGTCGCCCTGGATGGCGACCTCGCCGAGCGTGAGAAGGTTATCCTCGATGGTCCAGAAAACAACACCGCTGGTGACTTTCAGAGCCCCGGCGCCCAGGATGTCCAAGGCACCGCCGGAGATGGAAGCGGCCTCAACCCGTGCGTTCCCCTTGCCGGATATCTTCCCCGGCCCTTCGCTGTTTACTTCAAGATCAACATCCAGGGAAAGCCGGCCCGAGAGCTTCACTGGGAGGTCCTGCCCGCCGGGGATGCGGGATAGTTCGATCCCCTCTCCCCTGCCCCTCACGTTCCATGTACGCCCTGTCATTTCAAGGGTTACGGGCAGTTCGCCCCATGGCCCATTCAGGACAATCCCGGCCCTCCTGTCCTTTCCCACTAAGCTCCTCGGGCCCATGGATACCGTGGCATTCCCGAGGCCGACATCGGCCCCGCCCAACCTGGCGGAGAGCCCCGTCACCCTCATGGACATGGGGAAGACATATTCCGCCGAATCAACGGACAGCGCTCCATCGGTGACGTCCTTCATCCGCCCGTTCAGCATCTCGGCCATCCGGTCCCCGGGAAAGGTCGAAATCAGGAAGATCACCGTCATCGACAGGAATAGCAGCGCGTAGGCCGCGTATCTGACCGCGCCGAACCGTCTCATTTCCCCCCCAGGGTGCTGACCAGCAACGTGGCGTCAAGCAGACTGGGATCGTCGAAACGGGCCTTGATCCGGATCCGCCTTATCCTGATCAGACGGCCCTTATCCTCCACGTTTTTCAAAAACCCGGTGAGAGAGCCAAGGTCCAGCTTTTCCAGCCTGATCTCCACTGATGATTCCTCGATTCCCGATTCCATCTTGGTTTTCAGCGGTTTCATTGATGCGATCTTGTCCTGAATGCCTGCTTCCCTGGCTCCCGATTCGAGCCGGGCAAGAAGTGAATCTCCACCTCTGGAGGAACCGATACGTTTCTCAAAGCCGGACAGTGATCGGGTCAGTTCCACGTATCTGGTTTTCAACTCCTCGAACCTGGCAAGCTCCTGTTTTTTTCGAACCGCCATACTCAACCACCGGCTTCGCTTTTCCAGGGCAGGGGAGAGAACGAGGCCGTACAGAATGGCGCCCAGGACGAAGACAGCCCCCAGAGTGATGGCGACCCTTTCTCTTTGTGAAAGGCGAAGAAGAAAGCTGCGCAAGTTAAGGAACCTCCATCTGGAGACGGAAAGAAACCTTGGAAGGGTCGGCGCCTACCCGTGCATTCTGGACCTTGACCTCTCTGAACTTTCCGGATTTATCGAGTGCGCCTTTGATCCTGTCAATGGCATCGAAGGATGAAGCTGTGCCTTCCAGGCGGAGCCGGCCTGAATCCAGGGACAGTTCGTTGATCCTCAGGTCCAGATCACCGGGGATAGCCCGGCTGAGATCCCCAAGTACCGAGAGAGCGGTCCTGCCGGAAAAACCAGCGTAATCGGCGGCCTTTTTCTGAAGGGTGGAAATTTTCTCCTCTATCTGGGCCACAGGATTGACGACCCTCGAATCCGGAAACATGCTCTTGAAGGAGGAACTGAGCGTCCCGGCGTAGGCTTGATATCCGTCCCTCGCGGCGGTGTACTCACCCCCGAGGTACCCGGCGCCCAGAAGGAGCAGCAGGCCGGCCAGAATCGCGGTCCGAAATGCAGACCCTTTCAGTGCGGTAAGTGCGCTTCCGGGTTTAAAGGATCCCTGACGAAGGTCAAAGGACGAGGATTCCCGGCGGCCCAGCGCCCTGAGGGCCAACCCCAGTGCGGGAAGGTATTGACCGGATTCACCAGAAACGGTCAGATCGCTTTCACTGAAGATGGCCCAGTCCCTCGCGGTTGTTACCCTGGACACACCGGCCTCATTGAACGCAGCCAGGAAGGGTTCGAGGAGA
This genomic stretch from bacterium BMS3Abin14 harbors:
- a CDS encoding general secretion pathway, M protein gives rise to the protein MRSFLLRLSQRERVAITLGAVFVLGAILYGLVLSPALEKRSRWLSMAVRKKQELARFEELKTRYVELTRSLSGFEKRIGSSRGGDSLLARLESGAREAGIQDKIASMKPLKTKMESGIEESSVEIRLEKLDLGSLTGFLKNVEDKGRLIRIRRIRIKARFDDPSLLDATLLVSTLGGK
- the epsL gene encoding type II secretion system protein L; amino-acid sequence: MEMFTQTGTGIALNEGGDVTAVELSANLRGVSLSRAAAFPGEGETLYDRWASALRLVVENGFSTERIVLGVPDVLTFHRTLSFPFAGRRRVSQVLPSELEGEIPISSDESVSDFIPFTIKKHGCEGVAIACDRELVREVLRILPAGVSPAAIQTDAIGLAAASAFGGIVDGGILYCGEGEAIGIGFVSGRTSALRRMRLAGDPAGQLNNMVDMTTGLMAEGGELLLACGSLLEPFLAAFNEAGVSRVTTARDWAIFSESDLTVSGESGQYLPALGLALRALGRRESSSFDLRQGSFKPGSALTALKGSAFRTAILAGLLLLLGAGYLGGEYTAARDGYQAYAGTLSSSFKSMFPDSRVVNPVAQIEEKISTLQKKAADYAGFSGRTALSVLGDLSRAIPGDLDLRINELSLDSGRLRLEGTASSFDAIDRIKGALDKSGKFREVKVQNARVGADPSKVSFRLQMEVP